Genomic segment of Candidatus Sysuiplasma jiujiangense:
GTAGCTCTGGAGCATCAGCGCCTTCGCAAGGTCGCATGCAGGCACCTGCGGCCTTCCCGGACCCGTCTTCACTTCCGGCGGGCGTTCAGCAATTCTCGCGCATGCCTCATCCACGATATCCCTGATGGAATTGAGCATGTCCGCGAGTTCGTTGATCTGTGCCTCGTCATATGTGGCCCAGTCCACAGACTTCTTCGGCCTCGCTCCATACGCGAATGTGCCGTTCCTGACCGAGGATGCCACCTCCCTCAGTTCCTTCGACCGGAGGTGTCTCCCTTTCCTGATGCTGCTGTCTTCACTCAATGAACGGGTAATGTACAAAGGCCTTTTTCTGCTTTGCGAACGATTCATTCACAAACGTTAAATTTTTCGAGTGCATACGTGTGCCCATAGACGCCTGTGCGGCCGGCCTGTTTCCGGGCTTCGGAGGATTTTTGTCCCAAAGCCAGCCCTGTCATAAAATCTAAATAACCACTGCCGATATCATACGCGAAGGGATTGGAGTGGCCATTCTGAAAAAGAAGGAATATGGCAAGGGTGACGGTTCACCCGTGGAAACTGCTGAATTCATTGATCTTACCCAGATGGGTTTCGAGGGAGAAGGGCAGGTCGGCGCAAAGACGCTAATCAAGGTTGCAGAGATCTACAGATATGAGGATCTGGGCAAACTGACGGCAAATGTCTTCAACGGCCACATACTCATACTGGATTACACCGCACTGTCAGGCGATCAGCTCGCCATGAAACGGATTACGAATGATCTGAAGCTTGTGGCCAGGGATGTGGGCGGGGATGTCGCGGGACTGGGAAAAAGCTACTTCATAGTAACACCGTCTGGAATCAAGGTTGACAGGAACAAGATAAAGGGCGGATTCTGACATCATTCCGAAATGGGCGGGGTGGCCGAAAACACGCCGTCCTTGAATATGAGTGTCAGATAGCCGTGTTCAACCTTTGAATGCCTCAGTTTGAGGCACCTGATTCTGAGCTGATAGTCTGCCTCCCCCACCTGGTGGAATCTCAGCGTGATTGTTCCGT
This window contains:
- the sepF gene encoding cell division protein SepF; its protein translation is MAILKKKEYGKGDGSPVETAEFIDLTQMGFEGEGQVGAKTLIKVAEIYRYEDLGKLTANVFNGHILILDYTALSGDQLAMKRITNDLKLVARDVGGDVAGLGKSYFIVTPSGIKVDRNKIKGGF